A window from Toxoplasma gondii ME49 chromosome IX, whole genome shotgun sequence encodes these proteins:
- a CDS encoding Armadillo/beta-catenin family repeat-containing protein (encoded by transcript TGME49_289040), with protein sequence MAAENFVTTLCGIALSGGSKDVQRVAAGILSTIVVRPRCRDVVLTGSSLQAVLGVVLDSKMPEVYSQVLWAISYLPLCDEFVQLLLENNVIERMKQMMTEDHVVVQTQARATVVQLSANPQLRSRFIELGFLPLLVSRITTRDLSCCEASIHAMQTLSDTPILSANLLDLGVEVKLQEVLHKCLQNQQKPMLSSKSAAPVGHQKSQDGRQVCPDADCVPGSEGATCASDRNSSCGITRDLEAARSAALQLLCQLSRHAVQDQLSLLDDATVTMVIDCLASTDIRTIEEKRSAATLLRLWTGAERTRKLFLAHKGVELILRLIISTEDPIVMEQLAWCVGNIAQGEGSMEVETQLAECGAVDAVLYYSNSMHESVRYRADWALGTLHGDTLKYNALLAIRSSEALGLPEHHCRHRESLRQKWGFRNVPGIDELVDPSKEKTTGPRVSRSPTNDLNCLAINQLHGAHHSDASSAEKLEVTEAPPGEKQALEPNRTSGQIARQHVYAEGPHG encoded by the coding sequence ATGGCTGCAGAGAACTTCGTCACAACGTTGTGTGGCATCGCCTTGTCAGGGGGTAGCAAGGACGTGCAGCGCGTAGCTGCTGGAATCCTAAGTACAATTGTTGTACGGCCTAGGTGTCGCGATGTCGTTCTCACTGGTTCTTCGCTTCAGGCTGTCCTTGGAGTAGTACTGGATTCGAAAATGCCTGAAGTATACTCGCAGGTATTATGGGCGATATCGTATTTGCCGCTGTGCGACGAGTTtgtgcagctgcttctggaaAACAATGTGATAGAGCGTATGAAACAGATGATGACGGAAGATCATGTCGTCGTGCAAACGCAGGCCCGCGCTACTGTTGTCCAACTGAGTGCTAACCCTCAGCTGCGTAGTCGCTTTATTGAGCTGGGATTCCTACCCCTCCTTGTCTCCCGCATCACCACTCGAGATTTATCATGCTGCGAAGCCAGCATTCACGCCATGCAAACTCTCAGTGACACCCCGATACTCTCTGCAAACCTCCTAGACCTCGGGGTAGAAGTTAAGCTTCAAGAAGTGCTCCATAAATGTCTTCAAAATCAACAGAAACCCATGCTGTCCTCTAAATCGGCAGCGCCCGTGGGGCACCAAAAATCCCAAGATGGACGGCAAGTTTGTCCGGACGCAGACTGTGTGCCAGGATCTGAAGGAGCTACATGTGCATCCGACAGAAATTCATCTTGTGGAATAACTCGAGATCTCGAAGCGGCGCGAAGTGCAGCCTTACAATTGCTCTGTCAGCTCTCTCGTCATGCCGTCCAAGACcaactgtctctgcttgaCGATGCAACAGTGACCATGGTTATCGACTGTTTGGCTAGCACCGATATTCGAACgatcgaagaaaagagatcAGCAGCGACTCTGCTAAGGCTTTGGacaggagcagaaagaacaAGGAAACTGTTTCTTGCTCATAAAGGAGTCGAATTAATCCTGCGCCTCATTATCTCCACTGAAGATCCTATTGTTATGGAGCAGCTCGCCTGGTGTGTTGGCAATATTGCTCAGGGAGAGGGCAGTATGGAAGTGGAAACTCAACTAGCCGAATGTGGAGCAGTTGATGCAGTCCTTTACTACAGCAACTCTATGCACGAGTCTGTACGGTACCGCGCCGACTGGGCTCTAGGTACCCTACACGGAGACACCCTCAAGTATAATGCCCTTCTAGCCATTAGGAGCAGCGAGGCCCTAGGACTTCCCGAACATCACTGCCGCCACCGAGAATCGCTTAGGCAAAAATGGGGCTTTCGAAACGTCCCTGGCATTGATGAACTAGTGGATCcgtcgaaagaaaaaacaacgggCCCTAGAGTCTCAAGGTCACCCACCAATGACCTGAATTGCTTGGCCATCAACCAGCTCCACGGAG